A region from the Nocardioides coralli genome encodes:
- the hutU gene encoding urocanate hydratase has product MTDPTNPRLPIQAATGTELSARSWQTEAPLRMLMNNLDPANAENPADLVVYGGTGRAARSWEAYDALVETLRTLEDDETLLVQSGKPVGVLRTHAWAPRVLIANSNLVGDWATWEEFRRLEHLGLTMYGQMTAGSWIYIGTQGILQGTFETFAAVADKRYDGTLAGTITLTAGLGGMGGAQPLAVTMNDGVAICIECDQHRIDRRLETRYLDEQADDLDDAVARALAAREERRPLSIAVLGNAAELVPALLERHLDRLEAGHGPLIDIVTDQTSAHDPLAYLPVGTAFADWDREREEDPRGFTKRAQESMAVHVRAMVEFQDSGAEVFDYGNSIRDEARKGGYDRAFAFPGFVPAYIRPLFCEGKGPFRWAALSGDPADIAATDRAILELFPDDEKLRKWITMAGERVEFQGLPARICWLGYGERHRAGLKFNEMVASGELKAPIVIGRDHLDCGSVASPYRETEGMLDGSDAIADWAILNALVNTASGATWVSFHHGGGVGMGRSLHAGQVCVADGTELAAQKIERVLTNDPGMGVIRHVDAGYDRAAEVAAERGVHVPMQSPTS; this is encoded by the coding sequence GTGACCGACCCGACCAACCCCCGCCTGCCGATCCAGGCCGCCACCGGCACCGAGCTGTCGGCCCGGTCGTGGCAGACCGAGGCGCCGCTGCGGATGCTCATGAACAACCTCGACCCCGCCAACGCCGAGAACCCCGCGGACCTCGTGGTCTACGGCGGCACCGGCCGGGCGGCCCGCAGCTGGGAGGCCTACGACGCGCTGGTCGAGACCCTGCGCACCCTCGAGGACGACGAGACGCTGCTCGTGCAGTCGGGCAAGCCCGTCGGCGTCCTGCGGACCCACGCCTGGGCGCCGCGGGTGCTGATCGCCAACTCCAACCTGGTCGGCGACTGGGCCACCTGGGAGGAGTTCCGCCGGCTCGAGCACCTCGGGCTCACGATGTACGGCCAGATGACCGCCGGCTCGTGGATCTACATCGGCACCCAGGGCATCCTCCAGGGGACGTTCGAGACGTTCGCCGCGGTCGCCGACAAGCGGTACGACGGCACCCTGGCCGGCACCATCACCCTGACCGCGGGCCTCGGTGGCATGGGCGGGGCGCAGCCGCTCGCCGTGACCATGAACGACGGCGTCGCGATCTGCATCGAGTGCGACCAGCACCGGATCGACCGCCGCCTGGAGACGCGCTACCTCGACGAGCAGGCCGACGACCTCGACGACGCCGTGGCCCGCGCGCTCGCGGCCCGCGAGGAGCGGCGGCCGCTGTCGATCGCCGTCCTGGGGAACGCCGCCGAGCTGGTGCCGGCCCTGCTGGAGCGTCACCTCGACCGGCTCGAGGCGGGTCACGGCCCGCTGATCGACATCGTCACCGACCAGACCTCCGCCCACGACCCGCTGGCCTACCTGCCGGTGGGTACCGCCTTCGCCGACTGGGACCGTGAGCGCGAGGAGGACCCGCGCGGCTTCACCAAGCGCGCGCAGGAGTCGATGGCGGTGCACGTGCGGGCGATGGTGGAGTTCCAGGACTCCGGGGCCGAGGTCTTCGACTACGGCAACTCGATCCGCGATGAGGCCCGCAAGGGCGGCTACGACCGGGCCTTCGCGTTCCCGGGCTTCGTGCCGGCCTACATCCGGCCGCTGTTCTGCGAGGGCAAGGGCCCCTTCCGCTGGGCGGCACTGTCCGGCGACCCGGCCGACATCGCTGCCACCGACCGGGCGATCCTCGAGCTCTTCCCCGACGACGAGAAGCTGCGCAAGTGGATCACCATGGCCGGCGAGCGGGTCGAGTTCCAGGGGCTGCCGGCGCGCATCTGCTGGCTGGGCTACGGGGAGCGCCACCGGGCCGGCCTGAAGTTCAACGAGATGGTGGCCTCCGGCGAGCTGAAGGCGCCGATCGTGATCGGCCGCGACCACCTCGACTGCGGCTCGGTCGCCTCGCCGTACCGCGAGACCGAGGGCATGCTCGACGGCTCCGACGCCATCGCCGACTGGGCGATCCTCAACGCGCTCGTCAACACGGCCTCGGGTGCCACCTGGGTGTCCTTCCACCACGGCGGCGGCGTCGGCATGGGCCGGTCGCTGCACGCCGGCCAGGTCTGCGTGGCCGACGGCACCGAGCTGGCGGCGCAGAAGATCGAGCGGGTCCTCACCAACGACCCGGGCATGGGCGTCATCCGCCACGTCGACGCGGGCTACGACCGCGCGGCCGAGGTCGCCGCCGAGCGCGGCGTCCACGTCCCCATGCAATCCCCCACCAGCTGA
- a CDS encoding MmcQ/YjbR family DNA-binding protein translates to MAHPQMFDDADPFLARVRELALALPDAAEKVSHGRPAFFTTKVFAYYGWSVKADGEWVQRPHCVVVLLDPGEREALLADERSFVPPYLGGAGWLGVDLDLTDEASVNDVDWDEVAELLDASYRMTAGPRRVAALEQRG, encoded by the coding sequence GTGGCGCACCCGCAGATGTTCGACGACGCCGACCCGTTCCTGGCCCGGGTGCGCGAGCTCGCGCTGGCCCTCCCGGACGCCGCGGAGAAGGTCTCGCACGGCCGACCTGCGTTCTTCACCACCAAGGTGTTCGCCTACTACGGGTGGTCGGTCAAGGCGGACGGCGAGTGGGTGCAGCGGCCTCACTGCGTGGTCGTCCTGCTCGACCCGGGCGAGCGGGAGGCGCTGCTGGCGGACGAGCGGAGCTTCGTGCCGCCCTATCTCGGTGGTGCGGGCTGGCTGGGTGTCGACCTCGACCTGACTGACGAGGCGAGCGTGAACGACGTCGACTGGGACGAGGTCGCCGAGCTGCTCGACGCGAGCTACCGGATGACCGCCGGCCCCCGGCGCGTGGCGGCGCTCGAGCAGCGCGGGTGA
- a CDS encoding allantoate amidohydrolase: MGFEEMWADLAPIGRSATSGGYFRQPWTSTDAELRAWFAEQAGARDLHVEPDLVGNLVAWWQPPAAEGPAVLTGSHLDSVLDGGAFDGPLGVVSAFAAVDLLRSRGFVPTRPIGVAAFVEEEGSRFGLACLGSRLATGATTWEQARDLRDRDGVRLRDAVEAAGFGVADDPTWRGLFDGRIGCYVELHVEQGRDLVDRGAAVGVASGIWPHGRYRFDFTGEANHAGTTRMEDRRDPMLSYAMTALAANKQARLADARATFGRVHVEPNGTNAVPSRVTAWLDARADTEEEVASLVDAVTRQATERAGRDGTTLEVTAESVSGLVSFDPDLAARIAADHAEGDWPIIPTAAGHDAGILSAAGVPTAMLFVRNPTGVSHSPEEHAATADCLVGVSALADTLERLAS; this comes from the coding sequence ATGGGCTTCGAGGAGATGTGGGCCGACCTCGCGCCGATCGGGCGGTCGGCCACGAGCGGCGGGTACTTCCGGCAGCCGTGGACCAGCACCGACGCCGAGCTCCGCGCTTGGTTCGCCGAGCAGGCGGGAGCCCGTGACCTCCACGTCGAGCCCGACCTGGTGGGGAACCTGGTGGCGTGGTGGCAGCCGCCGGCCGCCGAGGGTCCTGCGGTCCTGACCGGCTCCCACCTGGACTCGGTGCTCGACGGCGGTGCCTTCGACGGGCCGCTCGGCGTGGTCTCCGCGTTCGCGGCGGTCGACCTGCTGCGGTCGCGTGGCTTCGTGCCCACCCGCCCGATCGGGGTCGCCGCCTTCGTCGAGGAGGAGGGGTCGCGGTTCGGGTTGGCGTGCCTGGGGTCGCGGCTGGCCACCGGTGCAACCACGTGGGAGCAGGCCAGGGACCTGCGGGACCGCGACGGCGTGCGGCTCCGCGACGCGGTCGAGGCGGCCGGCTTCGGCGTGGCCGACGACCCCACATGGCGGGGCCTGTTCGACGGGAGGATCGGTTGCTACGTGGAGCTCCACGTCGAGCAGGGGCGCGACCTGGTCGACCGCGGCGCGGCTGTGGGGGTCGCTAGCGGGATCTGGCCGCACGGACGCTACCGCTTCGACTTCACCGGGGAGGCCAACCACGCCGGCACCACACGGATGGAGGACCGGCGAGACCCCATGCTCAGCTATGCGATGACGGCGCTGGCGGCCAACAAGCAGGCCCGGCTCGCCGACGCGCGGGCCACCTTCGGGCGGGTGCACGTCGAGCCCAACGGCACCAACGCCGTGCCCTCGCGGGTGACGGCCTGGCTGGACGCGCGGGCCGACACCGAGGAGGAGGTCGCCTCCCTCGTCGACGCGGTGACCCGGCAGGCGACCGAGCGGGCCGGGCGTGACGGCACGACCCTGGAGGTCACCGCCGAGTCGGTGTCGGGACTGGTCTCCTTCGACCCCGACCTGGCCGCCCGGATCGCCGCCGACCACGCCGAGGGTGACTGGCCGATCATCCCGACCGCAGCCGGCCACGACGCCGGGATCCTGTCGGCGGCGGGAGTCCCGACGGCGATGCTCTTCGTGCGCAACCCGACAGGGGTGTCCCACTCGCCGGAGGAGCACGCGGCCACGGCCGACTGCCTGGTCGGCGTCTCGGCCCTGGCCGACACCCTCGAGCGGCTGGCGTCGTGA
- a CDS encoding aminoglycoside phosphotransferase family protein produces the protein MSAVQQVALAHEGKVLVTDAGLLPEQELGEDDSDDGYRLALELVGADVFLAPVVRLAARRYLAVVGCRALPLPPGRWVPLAELSGQVGEVGEVVARCVREHEVDPPALRPAWFRPGWYDAVEAWVDAALDRAGRRRTGVMRLVRTWSLSTVLRIPTSDGELWFKAPCDLFRAEGAIHRAIGRHFPDDVPVLVAVDEERGWLLMEEMGGATEGSRAEGAGPALATRWAEVQIASLRMLDDLRAAGGLVRDAEVMVRDFRTVLDAATDLPGLAPDELVAILDVADEAAAMVRELWACGIPDTLAHGDLHVGNVAWDGTALRVYDLTDACISHPFLDGCHLALFDDRHPPDHELIDAFVAPWRAAFPHARVDDAIRLAPVADLVFQADTFDRIRRATEPASAYELGTLLPWLLGRLPAAVAAARRT, from the coding sequence ATGTCCGCGGTGCAGCAGGTCGCCCTCGCCCACGAGGGGAAGGTGCTCGTCACCGACGCCGGGCTGCTGCCGGAGCAGGAGCTCGGTGAGGACGACTCCGACGACGGCTACCGGCTCGCGCTCGAGCTGGTCGGTGCCGACGTCTTCCTGGCCCCCGTCGTCCGGCTGGCGGCCCGGCGCTACCTCGCCGTGGTCGGCTGTCGCGCGCTGCCGCTGCCCCCGGGACGGTGGGTCCCGCTGGCGGAGCTGTCGGGCCAGGTCGGCGAGGTGGGTGAGGTCGTGGCCCGCTGCGTCCGGGAGCACGAGGTGGACCCGCCCGCGCTCCGTCCGGCGTGGTTCCGGCCGGGCTGGTACGACGCCGTCGAGGCGTGGGTCGACGCGGCGCTCGACCGGGCCGGCCGCCGGCGTACGGGCGTGATGCGGTTGGTGCGCACCTGGTCGCTGTCGACGGTCCTGCGGATCCCGACGTCGGACGGTGAGCTGTGGTTCAAGGCCCCTTGCGACCTGTTCCGGGCCGAGGGGGCGATCCACCGCGCGATCGGACGCCACTTCCCCGACGACGTGCCGGTCCTGGTCGCCGTGGACGAGGAGCGCGGCTGGCTGCTGATGGAGGAGATGGGAGGCGCGACCGAGGGCAGCCGCGCGGAGGGCGCCGGCCCGGCGCTCGCAACGCGGTGGGCCGAGGTCCAGATCGCTTCGCTGCGGATGCTCGACGACCTGCGCGCCGCCGGCGGGCTGGTCCGCGACGCGGAGGTGATGGTCCGCGACTTCCGCACGGTGCTGGACGCCGCCACCGACCTGCCGGGCCTCGCCCCCGACGAGCTGGTGGCGATCCTCGACGTGGCCGACGAGGCCGCGGCGATGGTGCGGGAGCTGTGGGCGTGCGGGATCCCCGACACGCTCGCCCACGGTGACCTCCACGTCGGCAACGTCGCCTGGGACGGCACGGCGCTGCGGGTCTACGACCTCACCGACGCCTGCATCAGCCACCCGTTCCTCGACGGCTGCCACCTCGCCCTCTTCGACGACCGGCACCCACCCGACCACGAGCTCATCGACGCCTTCGTCGCGCCGTGGCGGGCCGCGTTCCCGCACGCCCGGGTGGACGACGCGATCCGGCTCGCGCCCGTGGCCGACCTGGTGTTCCAGGCCGACACCTTCGACCGGATCCGGCGGGCGACCGAGCCGGCGTCGGCGTACGAGCTTGGCACCCTGCTGCCCTGGCTGCTCGGTCGGCTGCCCGCGGCCGTCGCGGCCGCGCGCCGCACCTGA
- a CDS encoding HpcH/HpaI aldolase/citrate lyase family protein, with protein MTADDGVLRPRRSVLYMPSSNARALEKAKGIPCDGLILDLEDAVAPDDKPAARDAACAAVASGEYGRREVTIRVNGADTAWHADDLAAACAAGPDAIVVPKVDSADAVLALVEAMAGHDAPDHTKLWAMLETPAAMLHAEEIASAADRLTVLVMGTNDLVKELYAEHVPGRQPLLPGLGLGLLAARASGKAILDGVYNDVKDADGFLAECRQGREMGFDGKTLIHPGQVEGANETFAPSGEAVEDARGILEAWEARDSGVVTYRGRMIENLHVESARRTLAVHEAIVALQD; from the coding sequence GTGACCGCCGACGACGGGGTCCTCCGGCCGCGCCGCTCCGTCCTCTACATGCCCTCGTCCAACGCCCGCGCGCTGGAGAAGGCGAAGGGCATCCCCTGCGACGGCCTGATCCTCGACCTCGAGGACGCGGTCGCCCCCGACGACAAGCCCGCCGCCCGGGACGCAGCCTGCGCGGCGGTGGCCTCCGGCGAGTACGGGCGGCGCGAGGTGACCATCCGGGTCAACGGCGCCGACACCGCCTGGCACGCCGACGACCTGGCGGCCGCCTGCGCCGCCGGGCCCGACGCGATCGTCGTCCCGAAGGTCGACAGCGCCGATGCCGTGCTCGCCCTGGTGGAGGCCATGGCCGGCCACGACGCTCCCGACCACACCAAGCTCTGGGCGATGCTCGAGACGCCGGCCGCCATGCTGCACGCCGAGGAGATCGCCTCGGCCGCCGACCGGCTCACCGTGCTCGTCATGGGCACCAACGACCTCGTCAAGGAGCTCTACGCCGAGCACGTGCCCGGCCGCCAGCCGCTGCTCCCCGGGCTCGGGCTGGGGCTGCTCGCCGCCCGGGCGAGCGGCAAGGCGATCCTCGACGGCGTCTACAACGACGTGAAGGACGCCGACGGCTTCCTGGCCGAGTGCCGGCAGGGACGCGAGATGGGCTTCGACGGCAAGACCCTCATCCACCCCGGCCAGGTCGAGGGCGCCAACGAGACGTTCGCCCCGAGCGGGGAGGCGGTCGAGGACGCCCGCGGCATCCTCGAGGCCTGGGAGGCCCGCGACTCGGGGGTGGTCACCTACCGGGGCCGGATGATCGAGAACCTCCACGTCGAATCGGCCCGCCGCACCCTCGCGGTCCACGAGGCGATCGTGGCCCTGCAGGACTGA
- a CDS encoding DUF1992 domain-containing protein — MAGPDDERREPPSRAADRAAARRRIQQQQTWVDLQVQQAMARGDFDHLPGAGKPIEGLGQQHDGDWWLKQLVERERITGVLPPALQLRKDDAELDGKLDTISAERQVREELEDFNARVIRARYTPVDGPPLVTMPRDVDAEVERWRERREARRSASVATPEVVPGRRRGWLSRVSGWSYRRRRGRC; from the coding sequence ATGGCCGGCCCGGACGACGAGCGCCGCGAGCCGCCCTCGCGGGCGGCTGATCGTGCCGCGGCCCGCCGACGGATCCAGCAGCAGCAGACCTGGGTCGACCTCCAGGTGCAGCAGGCGATGGCCCGCGGCGACTTCGACCACCTGCCGGGGGCGGGCAAGCCGATCGAGGGGCTGGGGCAGCAGCACGACGGCGACTGGTGGCTCAAGCAGCTCGTCGAGCGGGAGCGGATCACCGGTGTGCTGCCGCCCGCGCTGCAGCTGCGCAAGGACGACGCCGAGCTGGACGGGAAGCTCGACACGATCTCGGCCGAGCGGCAGGTGCGCGAGGAGCTCGAGGACTTCAACGCGCGGGTGATCCGGGCGCGCTACACGCCCGTCGACGGCCCGCCCCTGGTGACCATGCCCCGCGACGTCGACGCCGAGGTCGAGCGCTGGCGCGAGCGTCGCGAGGCGCGCAGGTCCGCCTCGGTGGCGACTCCGGAGGTGGTTCCAGGGCGGCGTCGCGGCTGGCTCTCCCGGGTGTCGGGTTGGTCATACCGACGCCGGCGAGGCCGCTGCTAG
- a CDS encoding IclR family transcriptional regulator, translating to MPHQVPAATRTLRVLRFLAAQPDPAPLDRIMRACELPRSTAYHLLNAMIEEGFVVHLPEDARYGLGPAAHEVGGGYARQAPLSRIARRPLADLSDSTGHNAHLAVLHGRDVLYVIEERAPGRPSLVTDVGVRLPAHLTASGRAILAALPAAQVRALFPGRDAFASRHGTGPTSPSALRALLVETRQRGYAVEDGEVTPGFASVAHVVLDHTGHPVAAVAVTVAAEGAAPTTLLPDVRRTARALTTRLGGRVSP from the coding sequence GTGCCACACCAGGTCCCCGCCGCGACCCGCACCTTGCGGGTGCTCCGGTTCCTCGCCGCCCAGCCGGACCCCGCGCCGCTCGACCGCATCATGCGCGCCTGCGAGCTGCCGCGCAGCACGGCCTACCACCTGCTCAACGCGATGATCGAGGAGGGATTCGTGGTGCACCTGCCCGAGGACGCGCGCTACGGCCTGGGGCCCGCGGCGCACGAGGTGGGCGGCGGCTACGCGCGGCAGGCGCCGCTCTCCCGGATCGCACGCCGACCGCTCGCGGACCTCTCCGACTCCACCGGCCACAACGCCCACCTCGCGGTGCTGCACGGACGCGACGTGCTCTACGTCATCGAGGAGCGGGCCCCGGGCCGCCCCAGCCTCGTGACCGACGTCGGGGTGCGGCTGCCGGCGCACCTCACCGCCAGCGGCCGCGCGATCCTGGCGGCCCTGCCGGCCGCCCAGGTGCGCGCGCTCTTCCCGGGACGCGACGCCTTCGCCTCCCGCCACGGCACCGGGCCGACCTCCCCGAGCGCGCTGCGGGCGCTGCTCGTGGAGACACGGCAGCGTGGCTACGCCGTGGAGGACGGCGAGGTGACCCCCGGCTTCGCGAGCGTGGCGCACGTCGTGCTCGACCACACCGGCCACCCGGTCGCCGCGGTCGCGGTCACCGTCGCGGCCGAGGGGGCGGCGCCCACCACCCTGCTTCCCGACGTACGCCGCACCGCCCGGGCGCTCACCACCCGGCTCGGCGGCCGCGTCAGTCCGTGA
- a CDS encoding HpcH/HpaI aldolase/citrate lyase family protein, which produces MRPAKDFFRPLAVGAPEPLRSIPARPSRAIHFFDPSNEKMAGKVPDMVGKVDVLLGNLEDAVKADRKEAARAGLVKIAQATDFGPTQLWTRINALDSPWVLEDLTTLVTEIGDKLDVIMVPKVQGAEDIHYVDRLLAQLEARAGLQRPLLVHAILETARGVANVEEICGASPRMQGLSLGPADLAADRRMKTTRVGGGHPGYLVRQDPDPEQPDQARTTYQQDLWHYTIARMVDACAMHGIYPYYGPFGDISDEVATEDQFRNAFLLGCVGTWSLHPKQIAIANRVFSPSVDDIRHARRVVAAMGDGTGAVMLDGKMEDDASLKQCLVMVELAEQLAEIDPELKAAYDAIEVAE; this is translated from the coding sequence ATGCGACCCGCCAAGGACTTCTTCCGGCCCCTCGCCGTGGGCGCCCCCGAGCCGCTGCGCTCGATCCCGGCGCGGCCGAGCCGGGCCATCCACTTCTTCGACCCGAGCAACGAGAAGATGGCCGGCAAGGTCCCGGACATGGTCGGCAAGGTCGACGTCCTCCTCGGCAACCTCGAGGACGCCGTCAAGGCCGACCGCAAGGAGGCCGCCCGCGCCGGGCTGGTGAAGATCGCACAGGCGACCGACTTCGGCCCCACCCAGCTCTGGACCCGGATCAACGCCCTCGACAGCCCGTGGGTGCTCGAGGACCTCACGACGCTGGTCACCGAGATTGGCGACAAGCTCGACGTGATCATGGTGCCGAAGGTGCAGGGCGCGGAGGACATCCACTACGTCGACCGGCTGCTGGCCCAGCTCGAGGCCCGGGCCGGACTGCAGCGCCCGCTGCTGGTCCACGCCATCCTGGAGACCGCCCGCGGCGTCGCCAACGTCGAGGAGATCTGCGGTGCCAGCCCCCGGATGCAGGGTCTCTCGCTCGGTCCCGCCGACCTCGCCGCCGACCGCCGGATGAAGACCACGCGCGTCGGCGGTGGCCATCCCGGTTACCTGGTGCGCCAGGACCCGGACCCGGAGCAGCCCGACCAGGCGCGCACGACCTACCAGCAGGACCTGTGGCACTACACGATCGCGCGGATGGTGGACGCCTGCGCGATGCACGGCATCTACCCCTACTACGGGCCGTTCGGAGACATCTCCGACGAGGTCGCGACCGAGGACCAGTTCCGCAACGCGTTCCTGCTCGGCTGCGTCGGCACCTGGAGCCTGCACCCCAAGCAGATCGCCATCGCCAACCGGGTGTTCAGCCCCAGCGTCGACGACATCCGCCACGCCCGCCGGGTCGTGGCCGCGATGGGCGACGGCACCGGTGCGGTGATGCTCGACGGGAAGATGGAGGACGACGCCTCCCTCAAGCAGTGCCTGGTCATGGTCGAGCTCGCCGAGCAGCTGGCCGAGATCGACCCCGAGCTCAAGGCGGCCTACGACGCCATCGAGGTGGCGGAGTGA
- the hutH gene encoding histidine ammonia-lyase, translating into MTDSHVTVDVGPVSFADVVAVARRGAAVTLSADAESAIQRARAVVEELAGAATPAYGISTGFGALATRHIPTDLRAQLQRSLVRSHAAGSGPEVEREVVRALMLLRLSTLATGHTGIRLETARLIADLLTHGITPVVHEYGSLGCSGDLAPLSHCALALMGEGEARDADGRLLPAADALAAAGLAPLELGAKEGLALINGTDGMLGMLVLAIEDLRTLLRTADVAAAMSVEAQLGTDRVFAPELQAIRPHPGQAVSAANLTALLADSGVVASHRGPDCNRVQDAYSLRCSPQVHGAARDTVEHAATVAGRELAAAVDNPVVLPEEHRVESNGNFHGAPVAYVLDFLAIVAADVASISERRTDRFLDKARNHGLPPFLADDPGVDSGHMIAQYTQAAIVSELKRLAVPASVDSIPSSAMQEDHVSMGWSAARKLRRSVDGLSRVVAVEVLTAARALDLRAPLEPSPATGAVVRLLRQSGVAGPGPDRHLSPEIETCVHLVQSGAVLAAVRDVIGELP; encoded by the coding sequence ATGACCGACTCCCACGTGACCGTCGACGTCGGCCCGGTGTCCTTCGCCGACGTGGTGGCCGTGGCCCGCCGCGGCGCGGCCGTGACGCTGTCGGCCGACGCCGAGAGCGCGATCCAGCGTGCCCGCGCGGTGGTCGAGGAGCTGGCCGGGGCCGCCACCCCGGCGTACGGCATCTCGACCGGGTTCGGGGCGCTCGCGACCCGCCACATCCCCACCGACCTCCGGGCCCAGCTCCAGCGGTCGCTGGTTCGTTCGCACGCCGCGGGCTCGGGGCCCGAGGTGGAGCGCGAGGTGGTCCGCGCCCTGATGCTGCTGCGGCTCTCGACGCTGGCCACCGGGCACACCGGGATCCGGCTCGAGACGGCGCGCCTGATCGCCGACCTCCTGACGCACGGCATCACCCCGGTCGTGCACGAGTACGGGTCGCTCGGGTGCTCCGGCGACCTGGCGCCGCTGTCCCACTGCGCGCTGGCGCTGATGGGCGAGGGCGAGGCGCGCGACGCCGACGGCCGGCTGCTGCCGGCGGCGGACGCGCTCGCGGCGGCCGGGCTCGCGCCGCTCGAGCTCGGGGCCAAGGAAGGTCTTGCCCTCATCAACGGCACCGACGGGATGCTCGGCATGCTGGTGCTGGCGATCGAGGACCTGCGTACCCTGCTGCGCACCGCCGACGTCGCCGCCGCGATGTCGGTCGAGGCCCAGCTCGGGACCGACCGGGTCTTCGCCCCCGAGCTGCAGGCCATCCGGCCGCACCCGGGACAGGCCGTGTCCGCAGCCAACCTCACCGCGCTGCTGGCCGACTCCGGGGTGGTCGCCTCCCACCGCGGCCCCGACTGCAACCGGGTGCAGGACGCCTACTCGCTGCGCTGCTCGCCCCAGGTACATGGCGCTGCCCGCGACACCGTCGAGCACGCCGCGACGGTGGCCGGTCGTGAGCTGGCGGCGGCCGTCGACAACCCGGTGGTGCTGCCCGAGGAGCACCGGGTCGAGTCCAACGGCAACTTCCACGGCGCGCCCGTGGCCTACGTGCTCGACTTCCTCGCGATCGTCGCCGCCGACGTGGCCTCGATCAGCGAGCGGCGTACGGACCGGTTCCTCGACAAGGCGCGCAACCACGGTCTGCCGCCCTTCCTCGCCGACGACCCCGGCGTCGACAGCGGCCACATGATCGCGCAGTACACCCAGGCCGCGATCGTCTCCGAGCTCAAGCGCCTCGCCGTGCCCGCCAGCGTCGACTCCATCCCGTCCAGCGCGATGCAGGAGGATCACGTGTCGATGGGCTGGTCGGCGGCACGCAAGCTCCGGCGCTCGGTCGACGGGCTCTCCCGCGTCGTCGCGGTCGAGGTGCTGACCGCCGCGCGTGCCCTCGACCTGCGCGCCCCGCTGGAGCCCTCGCCCGCCACCGGCGCCGTGGTGCGGCTGCTCCGCCAGTCCGGCGTCGCCGGCCCCGGCCCCGACCGCCACCTGTCGCCCGAGATCGAGACCTGTGTCCACCTCGTCCAGTCCGGTGCCGTCCTCGCGGCGGTCCGCGACGTGATCGGAGAGCTGCCGTGA
- a CDS encoding nitroreductase family protein, which yields MEFQEVVDRRRMVRSYTDEPVDPAVVDRALHNATRAPSAGFSQGWAFVLLDQPDAVRRYWEASTDPAALADPDRWLRGMLPAPVIVIPCSSKAAYLDRYAEPDKGWADRDESRWPMPYWHLDTAMASLLILQTVVDAGLGALFFGIPAHRQDDVRREFAIPDSHDPIGAITIGHPADGVGARGSASTRRRVPTAEVVHRGRW from the coding sequence ATGGAGTTCCAGGAGGTCGTGGACCGGCGCCGGATGGTGCGCAGCTACACCGACGAGCCGGTCGACCCGGCGGTCGTCGACCGGGCGCTGCACAACGCCACCCGGGCCCCCAGCGCCGGGTTCAGCCAGGGCTGGGCGTTCGTGCTGCTCGACCAGCCCGACGCCGTACGCCGCTACTGGGAGGCGAGCACCGATCCCGCCGCCCTGGCCGACCCCGACCGGTGGCTGCGCGGCATGCTGCCGGCTCCCGTCATCGTGATCCCGTGCTCCAGCAAGGCCGCCTACCTCGACCGCTACGCCGAGCCCGACAAGGGGTGGGCGGACCGCGACGAGTCGCGCTGGCCGATGCCCTACTGGCACCTCGACACCGCGATGGCCAGCCTGCTGATCCTGCAGACCGTCGTCGACGCCGGCCTGGGGGCGCTGTTCTTCGGCATCCCGGCCCACCGGCAGGACGACGTACGACGCGAGTTCGCCATCCCCGACAGCCACGACCCGATCGGCGCGATCACCATCGGCCACCCGGCCGACGGAGTGGGCGCGCGTGGCTCTGCGTCGACCCGCCGGCGCGTGCCGACAGCTGAGGTGGTCCACCGCGGTCGGTGGTGA